One genomic window of Drosophila subpulchrella strain 33 F10 #4 breed RU33 unplaced genomic scaffold, RU_Dsub_v1.1 Primary Assembly Seq15, whole genome shotgun sequence includes the following:
- the LOC119558923 gene encoding zinc finger protein CG2199-like: MQRIIEKSGEHIFDGAGEPHLEICQKDQARLRCDRVLANYELDESSSKKAFLNLFGNGDDAMEKEFETESEEEEDAEVGYLTINTNNFQCAECEFPTRFPNHMKEPTLNEHGQQRARIYSCPMTKDNKGKSKESEADPKPKEPKAQTETPKVPETQTQKQKPKEVQPKAKKPEAVTESKSKKKPTEVETEKEKVVSQEKSGDTQDPKVALLKPKDMSIESEEKTVLSQEKAVEHHVLHSDGAEVGKYSKRKILQEEDEEVDIEGSFQKEEKIIKIIKVAQSKVGGLMSAPLSPVKKAKKGKTSPLDVSGVTTNGESPAKRKKHVKSEDTSSISDVSQLSTVNKKARLESVGDSTTDESALSCDQCGKSVGSRQRPDSHIQKKHISQLKSSKCQDVFIKLLHYVSHFWDCLTDNGFFCGVDKCTKVFKFF; encoded by the exons ATGCAGCGCATCATCGAGAAGTCCGGAGAGCACATTTTTGACGGTGCCGGTGAGCCGCATTTGGAGATCTGTCAGAAGGATCAAGCACGACTACGATGTGACCGAGTCCT GGCGAATTATGAATTGGATGAGTCGTCCTCCAAAAAGGCTTTCCTAAATCTCTTTGGCAACGGCGATGATGCCATGGAAAAGGAATTTGAGACCGAGAGCGAGGAAGAGGAGGATGCCGAGGTTGGCTACCTCACGATCAATACTAACAACTTCCAATGCGCTGAGTGCGAGTTCCCCACAAGGTTCCCCAATCACATGAAGGAACCCACGCTGAACGAGCACGGCCAACAGCGTGCCCGCATATACAGCTGTCCCATGA CAAAGGATAACAAGGGAAAGTCGAAGGAGTCGGAAGCCGATCCAAAGCCAAAGGAGCCAAAGGCGCAGACTGAGACGCCAAAGGTGCCTGAGACTCAGACGCAGAAACAAAAGCCAAAGGAAGTACAGCCGAAGGCCAAAAAGCCAGAAGCGGTAACGGAGAGCAAGTCTAAGAAGAAGCCAACAGAGGTGGAgacagaaaaagaaaaagtagTAAGCCAGGAGAAGTCGGGTGACACCCAGGACCCCAAAGTCGCCCTCCTTAAGCCCAAGGACATGTCAATAGAGTCAGAAGAGAAAACAGTGCTCAGCCAAGAGAAAGCAGTTGAGCACCACGTTCTTCATAGCGATGGTGCCGAGGTGGGCAAGTACAGCAAGCGAAAGATACTGCAAGAAGAGGATGAGGAAGTTGATATTGAGGGTAGTTTTCAGAA GGAGGAGAAGATTATAAAGATTATAAAAGTCGCCCAGTCTAAGGTTGGTGGGCTCATGTCCGCTCCGCTTTCGCCCGTTAAGAAGGCAAAGAAAGGCAAAACAAGCCCCCTAGATGTTTCTGGGGTCACCACAAATGGTGAATCTCCCGCCAAGCGCAAAAAGCATGTCAAATCCGAGGACACATCCTCCATTTCTGACGTGTCTCAACTGTCAACTGTCAACAAAAAGGCCCGGCTGGAGTCCGTTGGCGACTCCACTACCGACGAGTCCGCACTCAGCTGCGACCAGTGCGGGAAGTCTGTCGGCTCGCGTCAACGTCCGGACTCGCACATTCAGAAGAAGCACATCTCCCAGTTGAAGAGCTCAAAGTGCCAGGATGTCTTCATCAAACTGCTACACTATGTGAGCCACTTTTGGGATTGTTTGACCGACAACGGATTTTTTTGCGGCGTGGACAAGTGCACGAAGGTCTTCAAGTTCTTCTAA